In Streptomyces sp. NBC_00433, a single genomic region encodes these proteins:
- a CDS encoding TetR/AcrR family transcriptional regulator C-terminal ligand-binding domain-containing protein gives MTAETAAARPGRGRRPAAEVRAAVLAAAGAMLLENGLRDITFEKVATRAGASKMTLYKWWPSPGALAFDAYFAATEQTFAFDDTGDLEADLTRQLHAFVGFLTSREHGPVVAELVGAAQSDPDLAAAFAERYTLPRRALAVARLRTARDAGQLRPDVDLESLVDQLWGACYHRLLLPARPLDADFADTLVRNLLSGVR, from the coding sequence GTGACCGCAGAGACCGCCGCCGCGCGCCCCGGGCGCGGCCGCCGCCCGGCCGCCGAGGTCCGCGCGGCCGTCCTCGCCGCGGCCGGCGCGATGCTGCTGGAGAACGGCCTGCGCGACATCACCTTCGAGAAGGTCGCGACCCGGGCCGGGGCCAGCAAGATGACCCTCTACAAGTGGTGGCCCTCGCCGGGCGCGCTCGCCTTCGACGCCTACTTCGCCGCGACCGAGCAGACCTTCGCCTTCGACGACACCGGCGACCTCGAAGCCGACCTCACCCGGCAGCTGCACGCCTTCGTCGGCTTCCTCACCTCCCGCGAGCACGGCCCGGTCGTCGCCGAACTCGTCGGCGCCGCCCAGTCCGACCCCGACCTCGCCGCCGCCTTCGCCGAGCGCTACACGCTCCCCCGCCGCGCCCTGGCGGTGGCCCGGCTGCGCACCGCCCGCGACGCCGGCCAGCTCCGCCCCGACGTGGACCTGGAGAGCCTGGTCGACCAGCTCTGGGGCGCCTGCTACCACCGCCTGCTGCTGCCCGCGCGCCCGCTTGACGCCGACTTCGCCGACACGCTCGTCCGCAATCTGCTGTCCGGCGTCCGCTGA
- a CDS encoding SDR family oxidoreductase, translated as MTDTPTAAAGRVALVTGASGGIGRAVAERLAADGDAVVVLYSGGRQRADETVAAVTARGGRAIALRADVADETEMAAAFDRAEQEFGGVDVVVNTAGVMVLAPVAELDLADLDRMHRVNIRGTFVVSQLAARRLRSGGALINFSTSVTRLQQPGYAAYAASKGAVEAMTLILARELRGRDITVNTVAPGPTATPLFLEGKPQEVVDHIAGLNPMQRLGAPADIADSVAFLAGPTGRWTNGQTLYVNGGAA; from the coding sequence ATGACAGACACCCCGACCGCCGCGGCCGGCAGAGTCGCCCTGGTCACCGGTGCGTCGGGCGGCATCGGCCGCGCGGTGGCCGAACGGCTGGCCGCCGACGGCGACGCCGTCGTCGTGCTCTACAGCGGGGGCCGGCAGCGCGCCGACGAGACGGTCGCGGCCGTCACCGCCCGCGGCGGCCGGGCGATCGCGCTGCGGGCCGACGTCGCCGACGAGACGGAGATGGCCGCCGCCTTCGACCGGGCCGAGCAGGAGTTCGGCGGCGTCGACGTGGTCGTCAACACCGCGGGCGTCATGGTGCTCGCCCCGGTCGCCGAGCTGGACCTCGCGGACCTGGACCGTATGCACCGGGTCAACATCCGCGGCACCTTCGTCGTCTCGCAACTCGCCGCGCGCCGGCTGCGGTCGGGCGGCGCGCTGATCAACTTCTCGACGTCGGTGACCCGGCTCCAGCAGCCCGGTTACGCCGCCTACGCCGCCTCCAAGGGCGCGGTCGAGGCCATGACGCTGATCCTGGCGCGCGAGCTGCGCGGCCGCGACATCACCGTGAACACCGTCGCCCCCGGCCCGACCGCCACCCCGCTCTTCCTGGAGGGCAAGCCCCAGGAGGTCGTCGACCACATCGCCGGCCTCAACCCGATGCAGCGCCTCGGCGCCCCGGCCGACATCGCCGACTCCGTCGCCTTCCTGGCCGGCCCCACCGGCCGCTGGACCAACGGCCAGACCCTCTACGTGAACGGCGGCGCGGCCTGA
- a CDS encoding arylsulfotransferase family protein has protein sequence MRKKSLTLYALAAAAAAVVPAAGTPAAAAPAPADGLPLAPLTVLTGKPGTAHGDLFVSPNAVAGKYAGGVEILSQDGRRTVWSHALPAGQSAADFRKQTYRGKPVLTWWEGTGLGGAAAGTDVVYNDRYQKIAEVRAGNGYSADGHEFLITPRDTALILAYAVETADLRSIGGPADQKVIDGVVQEVDIRTGKVLFQWKAADHVPYSQSEQPLPASADTPWDWFHVNAVKPDAGGNLLVDARNTWTAYEISHRTGHILWQVGGKASSFALKAAPGQVLNSKDTIFAWQHDPEPLGGGLYSFFDNESAGIANTGTGAVSELPYSRVATVRIDSRTHTATLVASDDQPSALIASSQGNAQPLRDGHTVVGWGSLPYVSEFGRHGELLFNARFPAGVNTYRAYRFDWR, from the coding sequence ATGCGAAAGAAGTCCCTGACCCTTTACGCCCTGGCCGCGGCCGCCGCCGCGGTCGTACCCGCCGCAGGCACCCCCGCGGCAGCCGCACCCGCACCGGCCGACGGCCTCCCCCTCGCGCCGCTGACCGTCCTCACCGGCAAGCCCGGCACCGCGCACGGCGACCTGTTCGTGTCGCCCAACGCCGTGGCCGGGAAATACGCCGGCGGGGTGGAGATCCTCAGCCAGGACGGGCGGCGGACGGTGTGGTCGCACGCGCTGCCCGCGGGGCAGTCGGCCGCCGACTTCCGCAAGCAGACCTACCGCGGCAAGCCGGTCCTCACGTGGTGGGAGGGCACCGGCCTCGGCGGGGCCGCCGCGGGCACCGACGTCGTCTACAACGACCGCTACCAGAAGATCGCCGAGGTCAGGGCGGGCAACGGCTACTCCGCAGACGGCCACGAATTCCTCATCACCCCGCGCGATACCGCGCTGATCCTCGCCTACGCGGTCGAGACCGCGGACCTGCGCTCCATCGGCGGGCCCGCCGACCAGAAGGTGATCGACGGGGTCGTGCAGGAGGTCGACATCCGCACCGGCAAGGTGCTCTTCCAGTGGAAGGCCGCCGACCACGTCCCGTACTCGCAGAGCGAGCAGCCGCTGCCGGCGTCGGCGGACACCCCGTGGGACTGGTTCCACGTCAACGCCGTCAAGCCGGACGCCGGCGGCAATCTGCTGGTCGACGCGCGCAACACCTGGACGGCGTACGAGATTTCGCACCGCACGGGGCACATCCTGTGGCAGGTCGGCGGCAAGGCGAGTTCGTTCGCGCTGAAGGCCGCTCCCGGGCAGGTGCTGAACAGCAAGGACACGATCTTCGCCTGGCAGCACGACCCGGAGCCGCTCGGCGGCGGCCTCTACAGCTTCTTCGACAACGAGTCCGCGGGCATCGCCAACACCGGTACGGGCGCGGTCTCCGAACTGCCGTACAGCCGGGTGGCCACCGTGAGGATCGACTCCCGTACGCACACCGCCACCCTGGTCGCCTCCGACGACCAGCCCTCGGCGCTGATCGCGTCCTCGCAGGGCAATGCGCAGCCGCTGCGGGACGGCCACACCGTCGTCGGGTGGGGCTCGCTGCCGTACGTCTCGGAATTCGGCCGCCATGGCGAGCTGCTCTTCAACGCCCGATTCCCGGCCGGGGTGAACACCTACCGGGCCTACCGCTTCGACTGGCGGTGA
- a CDS encoding LLM class flavin-dependent oxidoreductase produces the protein MSHEHLWYIPNTVEPGHRGDDTTTGWGTLDFSTELALAAEEHGWGGALLGTGWGRPDTFTVATALAARTTTFKPLVAIRPGYWQPAHFASAAATLDQLSGGRLLVNIVSGLDNAAAYGDGEADPARRYDRTREFLEIVRRLWTEEDVTYRGDFFAVEGSTVSPRPHGAEQGRTPRLYFGGASAAAEKVAAAEADVQLFWGEPLDGVAERIDRLRALSASVGRNHAPLEFGLRITTLVRDTTEQAWHDAEEKVAAMADRATDSTLTRQRRKAVGQQRLLDLAERGEVLDSCLYTAPGRFGGGGAGTTWLVGSPDDVAEALRAYGKLGITHFVLSDTPYRSEIARVGDQLLSRLREPNPV, from the coding sequence ATGAGCCACGAACACCTCTGGTACATCCCCAACACCGTCGAGCCCGGACACCGCGGCGACGACACCACCACCGGCTGGGGCACGCTCGACTTCTCCACCGAGCTGGCCCTGGCCGCCGAGGAGCACGGGTGGGGCGGTGCGCTGCTCGGCACCGGCTGGGGGCGGCCCGACACCTTCACGGTGGCGACCGCGCTGGCCGCCCGCACCACCACCTTCAAGCCGCTGGTGGCGATACGCCCCGGCTACTGGCAGCCCGCGCACTTCGCGAGCGCCGCGGCCACCCTCGACCAGCTCAGCGGCGGGCGGCTGCTGGTCAACATCGTCAGCGGCCTGGACAATGCGGCGGCCTACGGCGACGGGGAGGCCGACCCGGCCCGCCGCTACGACCGCACGCGCGAATTCCTGGAAATCGTGCGGCGGTTGTGGACCGAGGAGGACGTCACCTACCGGGGCGACTTCTTCGCCGTCGAGGGCTCCACGGTCAGCCCGCGGCCGCATGGCGCCGAGCAGGGCCGCACCCCGCGGCTCTACTTCGGCGGCGCGTCGGCGGCGGCGGAGAAGGTCGCGGCCGCCGAGGCGGACGTGCAGCTCTTCTGGGGTGAGCCGCTCGACGGCGTGGCCGAGCGGATCGACCGGCTCAGGGCGCTCAGCGCGAGCGTCGGACGGAACCACGCCCCGCTGGAGTTCGGGCTGCGGATCACCACGCTGGTGCGCGACACCACCGAGCAGGCCTGGCACGACGCCGAGGAGAAGGTCGCCGCGATGGCGGACCGCGCCACCGACTCGACCCTCACCCGCCAGCGGCGGAAGGCGGTCGGCCAGCAGCGGCTGCTCGACCTGGCCGAGCGCGGCGAGGTGCTCGACTCGTGCCTCTACACGGCCCCGGGCAGATTCGGCGGCGGCGGTGCGGGCACCACCTGGCTGGTCGGCTCCCCCGACGACGTGGCCGAGGCGCTGCGCGCCTACGGCAAGCTCGGCATCACGCACTTCGTGCTGTCCGACACGCCTTACCGGTCCGAGATCGCCCGTGTCGGCGACCAGTTGCTGAGCAGGCTGCGGGAGCCGAACCCGGTCTGA
- a CDS encoding aldo/keto reductase — translation MALDHYVTLGRSGLRVSPFALGAMTFGEDPGGAGCSVEESGRILSSYLDLGGNFIDTANFYTNGHSERILGDYFAARPGRRERVVLASKFFGNLFPGDPNGGGAGRTAVRAQLDATLRRLQTDYLDLYWLHNWDRHTPIEETLRTLDDLVTAGRVRYVGFSNTPAWVTAQAQTTALLKGWSPLIALQVEYSLLARTVEGELAPLARDQGMALVPWSPLKNGFLSGKYRRGAEVADSARAAFVGGPDEGQYAVIDAVAAVAGELHTTSAAVSLAWLRAREGTVVPLLGARRVDHLTTNLAALELELGPKHLALLDEVSAPDLDYPAPMHGAQRAMLQFAGATVDGETSTVYPPLLQSDVRY, via the coding sequence ATGGCACTCGACCACTACGTCACCCTCGGCCGCTCCGGCCTGCGGGTCAGCCCGTTCGCGCTGGGCGCGATGACCTTCGGGGAGGACCCCGGAGGCGCCGGATGCAGCGTCGAGGAGTCCGGGCGGATCCTGTCGTCCTACCTCGACCTGGGCGGCAACTTCATCGACACCGCGAACTTCTACACCAACGGCCACTCAGAGAGGATCCTCGGCGACTACTTCGCCGCCCGCCCCGGCCGGCGCGAGCGCGTCGTCCTCGCGTCGAAGTTCTTCGGCAACCTCTTCCCCGGCGACCCCAACGGCGGCGGCGCGGGCCGCACCGCGGTCCGCGCGCAGCTCGACGCGACGCTGCGCCGGCTGCAGACGGACTACCTCGACCTGTACTGGTTGCACAATTGGGACCGGCACACCCCGATCGAGGAGACCCTGCGGACCCTCGACGACCTGGTCACCGCCGGCCGCGTCCGCTACGTCGGCTTCTCCAACACCCCCGCCTGGGTCACCGCGCAGGCCCAGACCACGGCCCTGCTCAAGGGCTGGAGCCCGCTGATCGCGCTCCAGGTCGAATACTCGCTGCTGGCCCGCACCGTCGAGGGCGAACTCGCGCCGCTCGCCCGCGACCAGGGCATGGCGCTGGTGCCGTGGAGCCCGCTGAAGAACGGCTTCCTGTCCGGGAAATACCGCCGCGGCGCCGAGGTCGCCGACTCCGCGCGCGCCGCCTTCGTCGGCGGGCCCGACGAGGGGCAGTACGCCGTCATCGACGCGGTCGCCGCCGTCGCCGGCGAGCTGCACACCACGTCCGCCGCCGTCTCGCTGGCCTGGCTGCGCGCCCGCGAGGGCACCGTCGTGCCGCTGCTCGGCGCCCGCCGGGTGGACCACCTGACCACCAACCTCGCGGCCCTGGAGCTGGAACTCGGCCCGAAGCACCTCGCCCTGCTGGACGAGGTCTCCGCACCCGACCTCGACTACCCCGCCCCGATGCACGGCGCTCAGCGCGCGATGCTCCAGTTCGCCGGTGCGACGGTCGACGGCGAGACCTCGACGGTGTATCCGCCGCTGCTGCAGAGCGACGTCCGCTACTGA
- a CDS encoding AraC family transcriptional regulator codes for MRTAADLLTEIRHLVTVHARPDLRTPVDGLLLSRVETAEPDYSLTEPLLVVMAQGAKQLLLGDRVFEYGAGQCLVVTADLPVTGHFAGASPDTPALGVGLALRPAAIAPLLLAAPPQGPAAAGPRTTEGLPAITTGPAGPELLDAVVRLLRLLDHPADRPVLAPLIEQEIMWRLLTGPYAGALRQIGRADSGLALVGRAIRWIRDHYAEPLRIADLAGLAALSPSAFHRHFRAVTAMSPLQFQKRIRLQEARSLLAVRPGDVAGVGHLVGYDSPSQFNREYRRLFGAPPGLDAARLRAAAGVPGAARLP; via the coding sequence ATGCGTACCGCCGCCGACCTGCTGACCGAGATCCGCCACCTGGTCACCGTGCACGCCCGCCCCGACCTGCGGACCCCGGTCGACGGGCTGCTGCTGTCGAGGGTCGAGACGGCGGAGCCCGACTACTCGCTGACCGAACCGCTGCTGGTCGTCATGGCGCAGGGCGCCAAGCAGCTGCTGCTCGGCGACCGGGTCTTCGAATACGGCGCCGGGCAGTGCCTCGTCGTGACCGCCGACCTGCCCGTGACCGGCCACTTCGCCGGCGCCTCGCCCGACACCCCGGCGCTCGGCGTCGGGCTCGCGCTGCGGCCCGCGGCGATCGCACCGCTGCTGCTCGCCGCCCCGCCGCAGGGCCCCGCCGCGGCGGGACCGCGTACCACCGAGGGCCTGCCCGCGATCACCACAGGCCCTGCGGGGCCGGAGCTGCTGGACGCCGTGGTCCGGCTGCTGCGGCTGCTCGACCACCCCGCCGACCGGCCCGTGCTGGCCCCGCTGATCGAGCAGGAGATCATGTGGCGGCTGCTCACCGGCCCGTACGCCGGTGCGCTGCGCCAGATCGGCCGTGCGGACAGCGGCCTGGCCCTGGTCGGCCGGGCCATCCGCTGGATCCGCGACCACTATGCCGAGCCGCTGCGGATCGCCGACCTCGCCGGGCTGGCCGCGCTGAGCCCGTCGGCCTTCCACCGGCACTTCCGTGCCGTCACGGCGATGAGCCCGCTGCAGTTCCAGAAGCGCATCCGGTTGCAGGAGGCCCGCTCGCTGCTCGCGGTAAGGCCCGGTGACGTGGCGGGCGTCGGGCACCTGGTCGGCTACGACAGCCCGTCGCAGTTCAACCGCGAATACCGGCGGCTCTTCGGTGCACCGCCGGGCCTCGACGCGGCCCGGCTGCGCGCGGCCGCCGGGGTGCCGGGGGCGGCCCGGCTGCCGTGA
- a CDS encoding SRPBCC domain-containing protein: MAEDRIERETLIEASVERVWSLVAEPGFWAADAGSVSGTVAREGELVVAKHAEYGEFPVRVEKVDPPTYLAYRWASAFAGQEPADGNSTLVEFTLTAEGSRTRLRVVESGFAALSGSEELRGGALRDNTGGWAQVIGDLQARAEQKAG, encoded by the coding sequence ATGGCTGAGGACCGTATCGAGCGCGAGACGCTGATCGAGGCGTCGGTGGAAAGGGTCTGGTCGCTCGTGGCCGAGCCGGGTTTCTGGGCCGCGGACGCGGGGAGTGTGTCCGGGACGGTGGCCAGGGAGGGCGAGCTGGTGGTGGCCAAGCACGCGGAATACGGCGAATTCCCGGTGCGGGTGGAGAAGGTCGACCCGCCGACGTATCTGGCGTATCGCTGGGCCAGCGCCTTCGCCGGGCAGGAGCCGGCGGACGGCAACAGCACGCTGGTGGAGTTCACCCTCACCGCGGAGGGGAGCCGGACGCGGCTTCGGGTCGTCGAGAGCGGGTTCGCGGCGCTGAGCGGCTCGGAGGAGCTGCGCGGCGGAGCCCTCCGGGACAATACGGGCGGATGGGCGCAGGTCATAGGCGACCTCCAGGCCCGCGCGGAACAGAAGGCGGGGTGA
- a CDS encoding metalloregulator ArsR/SmtB family transcription factor → MLAALVDPTRRHLLDLLAAQGEVTATTLAEGLPVTRQAVVKHLAVLDAAGLVGGRRVGREVRYEVRPAALDATARWMVALAADWDRRLARVKRVAEAAEAAEAAEREG, encoded by the coding sequence GTGCTGGCGGCGCTCGTCGACCCGACGCGGCGCCACCTGCTCGACCTGCTGGCCGCGCAGGGCGAGGTGACCGCCACGACGCTGGCCGAGGGGCTCCCCGTCACGCGCCAGGCAGTGGTCAAACACCTCGCCGTGCTGGACGCGGCGGGCCTGGTCGGCGGCCGCCGGGTGGGCCGCGAGGTGCGGTACGAGGTCCGCCCGGCGGCCCTGGACGCGACCGCCCGCTGGATGGTCGCCCTGGCCGCCGACTGGGACCGCAGGCTGGCCCGCGTCAAGCGGGTCGCGGAAGCGGCGGAAGCGGCGGAGGCCGCGGAGCGGGAGGGGTGA
- a CDS encoding mucoidy inhibitor MuiA family protein — protein sequence MDDDTLHTGQDDGTPGGLPELTALPITAVTLMEDRAQVERTGAVTLAEGVTRLRVGPVTPLTADRSLRADFAADSGARVVDARVVRTYTPTPPGEPGRDASGLRREVHELEQESADAELLRQRLESALAVVGQARTDLHRDIVQGAGGGDADPERWADRLDRVEQEAEPRIGELHKLRRRLHDLAEELREARQALAAVETEPQQLTAYLDVVVEAERDATAELRVTGLVPCALWRPAYRATLAADRKSVRVETDAFVWQQTGEDWTGVRLTLSTARPTLAASPPVLADDVLTLRERSVEERRTVEVNLREEEIRTVGDASPAASAALPGLHDGGDVRVLAAPHPVSVPSDHRPHRVHVTSFTAPCTVENACVPELSPLVVTTARLTNTSGHVLLAGPVDLVRGSGFVGRGKLDFAGAGEDFEVPFGSEDTFRVVRHTEESRDTTGLAAINQRTVLTRRVRLFVSRLDARPGDPEHEITVRERVPVSEVSAVEVDLRTADCQPPPDTLDAEGIAHYTLRLAPGAHREITLAYDITAASSVTGL from the coding sequence GTGGACGACGACACCCTGCACACCGGCCAGGACGACGGGACACCGGGCGGCCTGCCCGAGTTGACCGCGCTGCCGATCACCGCGGTCACCCTCATGGAGGACCGCGCCCAGGTCGAGCGGACCGGCGCCGTGACCCTCGCCGAGGGTGTGACCCGGCTGCGGGTCGGCCCGGTCACCCCGCTGACCGCGGACCGCTCGCTGCGTGCCGACTTCGCCGCGGACAGCGGCGCCCGGGTGGTCGACGCGCGCGTCGTCCGCACCTACACCCCCACCCCGCCCGGCGAACCCGGCCGGGACGCCTCCGGGCTGCGCCGCGAAGTGCACGAGCTGGAGCAGGAGTCGGCCGACGCCGAACTGCTGCGGCAGCGGCTGGAGAGCGCGCTCGCGGTGGTCGGGCAGGCCAGGACCGATCTGCACCGCGACATCGTGCAGGGCGCGGGCGGCGGCGACGCCGACCCGGAGCGGTGGGCCGACCGGCTCGACCGGGTCGAGCAGGAGGCGGAGCCGCGCATCGGCGAACTCCACAAGCTGCGCCGACGGTTGCACGACCTCGCCGAGGAGCTGCGCGAGGCGCGGCAGGCGTTGGCGGCGGTGGAGACCGAGCCGCAGCAGCTGACCGCCTATCTCGACGTGGTGGTCGAGGCGGAGCGGGACGCGACGGCCGAGCTGCGGGTGACGGGCCTCGTGCCGTGCGCGCTGTGGCGGCCCGCCTACCGGGCGACGCTGGCCGCCGACCGGAAGTCGGTACGGGTGGAGACCGACGCCTTCGTGTGGCAGCAGACCGGCGAGGACTGGACCGGGGTGCGGCTGACGCTGTCCACCGCCCGCCCGACGCTGGCGGCGAGCCCGCCGGTGCTGGCCGACGACGTCCTGACGCTGCGGGAGCGCTCGGTGGAGGAGCGGCGCACGGTCGAGGTGAACCTCCGCGAGGAGGAGATCCGTACGGTCGGCGACGCGTCCCCGGCCGCTTCCGCCGCGCTGCCCGGACTGCACGACGGCGGCGACGTCCGTGTGCTGGCCGCGCCGCACCCGGTCAGCGTGCCCTCCGACCACCGCCCGCACCGGGTGCACGTGACGTCCTTCACCGCCCCCTGCACCGTCGAGAACGCCTGCGTCCCCGAACTGTCCCCGCTGGTGGTCACCACCGCCCGCCTCACCAACACCTCGGGTCATGTGCTGCTCGCCGGGCCGGTCGACCTGGTCCGCGGCAGCGGCTTCGTCGGCCGCGGGAAGCTCGACTTCGCGGGTGCGGGCGAGGACTTCGAGGTCCCCTTCGGCAGCGAGGACACCTTCCGGGTCGTCCGCCACACCGAGGAGAGCCGTGACACCACGGGCCTGGCGGCGATCAACCAGCGCACCGTCCTGACCCGCAGGGTCCGCCTCTTCGTCTCCCGCCTGGACGCCCGGCCCGGCGACCCCGAGCACGAGATCACCGTGCGCGAGCGCGTCCCCGTCTCGGAGGTCTCCGCCGTCGAGGTCGACCTCCGCACCGCCGACTGCCAGCCGCCGCCCGACACCCTCGACGCCGAGGGCATCGCGCACTACACGCTCCGCCTGGCACCCGGCGCCCACCGCGAGATCACCCTCGCCTACGACATCACGGCCGCCAGCTCGGTGACCGGCCTGTAG
- a CDS encoding DUF4139 domain-containing protein yields the protein MAVHSSGAVCTRLARFELPPGGGDTVTVRVTGLPPTLYEESLRGRIVSGPEGAGGADGAGGLRVTDIRVEFGATLRRGDELPRLRLDLEDAEDRQSRLRDRKERLAAEVAEVAALRAEPPAPRRGDPPRWAPVESILALAGFVDSRLAVLHRRLRAVEEELAQADHESDVLRHRVAEASSAVDTGRAAPTATALVTLAPGRAPESALASGAGDADEPGSGPAPDAPARPGAVELELEYHVPGATWAPVYQLRLDGRSGVGTLVLRACVAQRSGEDWAGVRLGLSTADLLRRPDLPELRSLRIGRRQEAPADLSWREPPAGLADLFTGYDAAAVPRASSLPPPPPLGAPIPAFPPVAVGYGAVADTLVPATAPPPAPSAPAAPMARSRGAMPPTALAAAAPGGGAPDGWAEAAESADRADAAPLAPGADLLDYARLTLAGPDAGEERGTLRPASRAAHPIAAEYRRRAAAVSALARPAHAVDVRKSAGSFDYRFDTAAPVDVAADGRWHTVPVSEVPVSTEFEYVCVPAVDPAVFGTVLVTNTSPHALLAGPVDVMVDGDFVLTAPLPTLASGQRQAVGVGVAESVRVARRAHMRESTAGLRGGTTVLDHTVEIDVANRLPYPVVVQVRERVPVSADKDVRIEEHKARPPWAAAERPVDGQEDDYVRGVRGWRVALEPGGTATLNGGYEIRVPAGKAVVGGNRRN from the coding sequence GTGGCGGTGCATTCCTCGGGCGCCGTCTGCACCCGGCTGGCCCGCTTCGAACTGCCGCCCGGCGGCGGCGACACGGTGACCGTGCGTGTCACCGGGCTGCCGCCGACCCTCTACGAGGAGTCGCTGCGCGGCCGTATCGTCAGCGGGCCGGAGGGGGCGGGCGGCGCCGACGGGGCCGGCGGGCTGCGGGTCACCGACATCCGCGTCGAATTCGGCGCGACGCTGCGCCGCGGTGACGAACTGCCGCGGCTGCGGCTGGACCTGGAGGACGCCGAGGACCGGCAGTCGCGGCTGCGGGACCGCAAGGAGCGGCTCGCCGCCGAGGTCGCGGAGGTGGCCGCCCTGCGCGCCGAGCCTCCGGCCCCGCGCCGCGGCGACCCGCCGCGCTGGGCGCCGGTCGAGTCGATCCTCGCGCTGGCCGGCTTCGTCGACTCGCGGCTCGCGGTCCTCCACCGCCGCCTGCGTGCGGTCGAGGAGGAACTCGCCCAGGCCGACCACGAGTCCGACGTCCTGCGCCACCGCGTGGCGGAGGCGTCGAGCGCGGTCGACACGGGACGCGCGGCCCCGACGGCGACCGCCCTGGTGACCCTTGCGCCGGGCCGCGCCCCCGAGAGCGCCCTCGCGAGCGGCGCCGGGGACGCGGACGAACCGGGCAGCGGCCCCGCGCCCGACGCTCCCGCCCGACCCGGCGCGGTCGAGCTGGAGTTGGAGTACCACGTCCCCGGGGCCACCTGGGCGCCCGTTTACCAGTTGCGGCTCGACGGCCGCAGCGGGGTCGGGACGCTGGTGCTGCGGGCCTGTGTGGCGCAGCGCAGCGGGGAGGACTGGGCCGGGGTGCGGCTCGGGCTGTCCACCGCGGACCTGCTGCGGCGGCCCGATCTGCCCGAGCTGCGGTCGCTGCGGATCGGGCGGCGGCAGGAGGCGCCCGCCGACCTGAGCTGGCGCGAGCCGCCCGCCGGGCTCGCCGACCTCTTCACCGGCTACGACGCCGCCGCCGTGCCCAGGGCCTCCAGCCTCCCCCCGCCGCCACCGCTGGGCGCGCCCATACCCGCCTTCCCGCCGGTGGCCGTCGGCTACGGGGCCGTGGCCGACACGCTCGTTCCCGCCACGGCGCCGCCCCCGGCTCCTTCCGCACCGGCCGCGCCCATGGCCCGCTCCCGCGGTGCCATGCCGCCTACCGCCCTCGCCGCGGCCGCCCCCGGGGGTGGCGCACCGGACGGCTGGGCCGAAGCGGCGGAGAGCGCGGACAGGGCGGATGCCGCTCCCCTGGCGCCCGGCGCCGACCTGCTGGACTACGCCCGGCTGACGCTCGCCGGGCCCGACGCGGGCGAGGAGCGCGGCACCCTGCGGCCCGCCTCCCGGGCCGCGCACCCGATCGCCGCCGAATACCGGCGGCGGGCCGCGGCGGTCTCAGCCCTCGCCCGGCCCGCGCACGCCGTGGACGTGCGGAAGTCGGCCGGGTCCTTCGACTACCGCTTCGACACCGCCGCCCCGGTGGACGTGGCCGCTGACGGCCGCTGGCACACCGTGCCGGTCAGCGAGGTGCCGGTGAGCACCGAGTTCGAGTACGTGTGCGTGCCCGCGGTCGACCCGGCGGTCTTCGGCACCGTCCTGGTCACCAACACCTCGCCGCACGCGCTGCTCGCCGGTCCCGTGGACGTCATGGTCGACGGCGACTTCGTGCTCACCGCCCCGCTGCCGACGCTGGCCTCCGGGCAGCGGCAGGCGGTCGGCGTGGGCGTCGCGGAGAGCGTACGGGTCGCGCGGCGGGCGCACATGCGCGAGTCGACGGCCGGGCTGCGCGGCGGTACGACCGTGCTCGACCACACCGTGGAGATCGACGTCGCCAACCGGCTGCCCTACCCGGTCGTCGTCCAGGTGCGCGAGCGCGTGCCGGTGTCGGCGGACAAGGACGTGCGCATCGAGGAGCACAAGGCGCGTCCGCCGTGGGCCGCGGCCGAGCGGCCGGTCGACGGGCAGGAGGACGACTACGTGCGCGGGGTGCGCGGCTGGCGGGTGGCGCTGGAGCCGGGCGGCACCGCGACCCTCAACGGGGGCTACGAGATCCGGGTGCCCGCGGGCAAGGCCGTCGTCGGCGGCAACAGGAGGAACTGA